The Anolis carolinensis isolate JA03-04 chromosome 1, rAnoCar3.1.pri, whole genome shotgun sequence genome window below encodes:
- the LOC134299013 gene encoding uncharacterized protein LOC134299013, translating into MVFLEERMSAMETTLAVMSRAMERLAFLAEPERGRELRAGSMWDMSVGSSQGFADLPAPKGREMRKEPGARPKTQTSLTRVEESDDEGEKPPRIPATLPAETLVPLANAGRGTGPRETAAGPTGPQGGLRRAEDWGLPPQGPLPRREELRIEFGGESSELDFFLTTVRGYMEDNAHTFRTESSRIRGIGAVLKRGAASWYVQLHARRDPCLGSVRRFMGALETRFRDPLEQIRAREKLKTVSQGQRSVSEYAEEFQCLAEKVPEWSAVTKMELFKEGLRREILSWAVHRDEPDTLRGWIQLAGRVETSLAQARRHRGGLQQRPQIKEGSRKEGSAPAGRRAEPTGNVSASRSGCFVCGRLGHRAAECWQRKGEGGGPPKPRAVAGKRAEEEPPMRHHSGGLDEGEEDAMSEPCY; encoded by the exons atggtgtttctggaggagaggatgtcggcgatggagaccaccctggcagtaatgtcgagggcgatggagcgcctggcgtttttggcggagccagagagaggaagggaacttcgggctggctcaatgtgggacatgagcgtgggaagcagccagggctttgcagacctcccagcaccgaagggaagggaaatgcgaaaggagcctggcgcccggcccaagacccaaacaagcctgacgcgggtggaggagagtgacgacgaaggggaaaagcctccgagaatcccggctacgctcccagctgagaccctagtgcccctggcgaatgccgggcgtggcacagggccaagagaaacagcagcggggcccactggtccgcaagggggcttgcgacgggcggaggattggggattgccaccacagggacccctaccgagacgagaggaactaaggatcgagtttgggggagagtcctctgaactggattttttccttaccacggtgaggggctatatggaggacaatgctcacacttttagaacggaatccagccggatccggggcattggtgcagtgttgaagaggggagcggctagctggtacgttcagctgcacgcgcggcgcgacccatgtctggggtcagtccgacgctttatgggggccctggagacccgtttccgagatccattggagcagatccgggcgagggagaagttgaagaccgtctcccaggggcagaggtcggtatctgagtatgcggaggaattccaatgcctcgccgaaaaggtgccggaatggtctgcagtgacaaagatggaactcttcaaagaggggctcaggcgggagatcctctcctgggctgtgcaccgtgatgagcctgacacactgcgcggatggattcagctggcggggcgcgtcgagacatcgctggcccaggcgaggaggcaccgaggagggctacagcaacggccgcagataaaagaggggagccggaaggagggatcagccccagccgggaggagagcggagccgacagggaacgtgagcgccagcaggagtggctgcttcgtgtgcggccggttgggccacagggctgccgagtgctggcagagaaaaggggaaggcggaggcccgcccaaaccaagagccgtggcaggaaaacgcgccgaggaagaaccaccgatgaggcaccattcgggggggttg gacgaaggggaggaggacgccatgtcagaaccctgctactag